AATTCTCCATTCCATTCATCTCCAGCATGAGAACCACCTTTATGGTTTTTGTGTTTCTCTGCATCGGGGGACTCTTTTCCTCTCTGGCCAGGGGTAAGACCACGCGCGACTCGCGATCTTAGCTGCCATGTGCAATACCTTTCATTTGTTTAAGGACATCCTTCTCCAAGTTTCTGATCATCGCCTGTTGTTTTATAAGAGGGACTGGAAACCCCTGTTTTAAGGAAGTTATGGCATAAAGTTTGCAAGTTATTTACCTGGTTAACAGTAAAAACCATGCTTCATTTTTACAGAACGGCTCTTGCTTTCGTTTTTTTGCTGATGTCCCTGATGGCATATCCCTGGAACACTTTTCAGGACAGAAAGAAACCGGTCAGGCCTTTCTGATCAGATCCAGCAATTTACGGTCGAGCTTATGGGCATGCCATTCCTCGTAATCCACGTCCTCCCTTCCGGAATCCAGGATGCCGAAGTCGCCCCGGAAGTTCCACAGGGCGAATCCGATGCCGTTGGATGAAAGGATATCCACCACATCCCCGAACCAGGCCAGAAAGATGTCATGAGGAGTCTTGTTGTAGGAGCCGCATTCACCGCAGTGAACCCCTGTTCCCGATTGAACCAGCTTGATCCAGGGTTCATAAAACTCTTCCAGCATCTCCCTGGAGAGATACTCATCACCCACCTGTCCCGGATATTTCAAGGGGGGCAGATGATCGATATCCTTCATGGCCCAGGGGGCTTTATAGTGTGAGATGATTCCGGGATAATATCCGCGGCAACTCTGTCCGATGGGCAGATGAGTAATCTCCGGAATAATTTTGGTCCCCACCTGGTTCCCGTCCGCGATCACCAGATGGTCCGGATTTTGTTTCCAGATGGCGGTGGCTGCCTCTTCAATGACTTTTGCATAGATCTTTCCGGGTACGTAGGTTTTCGATGAGTGCTGATTGTTCATGTCTTCAATCATGGCCGGTTCATTCAGCAGGTCGAAGCTGATCAGTTCCCGGGAGATGTTCTTATACCTTTCCGCCCACATATTCCAGTGCCAGTAGAATGCTTCCTGTGCCTCTCGGTCCTTCCAGAGGTTGTAGGGCTCGTGGAATCCGGCGTTGATGCAGTAACCGGGTGCCCGGTGCAGGTTGAGGCTTACATGCAGCTTGTATGTATGGGCCAGATAAACCAGGCGGTCGACCTTTTCGACAGCCTTCTCGCTAATGCTGTACACCTCCTCGGCAGTGATATCCCTGCTCCGGTCAATATTCAGGTAGGAAGGATAGGCCATGGGGATCCTGACAAAATCAAAGCCCCAGTCGGTCATCCATTTAAAGTCCTCTTCCGTGCTTCCACGGCTTGAGTTGCCGGGATTGGGCGAGAAAAAGTCCAGCAGGTTAAACCCCTTCCACCGGGGGAGCGGATTCCCTTTGTCGGGGTTTTTCGGAACGGAAAAAGCGGAACTGCCGGCCATTCCCATGGCCCCGGTAAGTAAAGCGGCTTTTTTGATGAAGTCGCGACGATCTGATGATGAATTCATATCCTCGGGTTTTTATTTCTTTTTGTTTCGCCGGTTGAAATTTTTATCCCCTTTGGTCTTCGGCTTCTTATAATTTTTCATTTTTCTCAGGTAGGATCCTCCCTGGTTGGTCTTCCTGTTTTTTTCCTTTTTTTCGTGGAAGGCCCCGCCTTTGATTTTGATATCCGCATCGGGTTTTACCTGAACCTCCGCTTTTCGCGGGCTCTCCTCGGGGGTCAATTCTCCGGAGACTGCCACTTCCCCCGGAAATTCAATGTCCGGTATTCTATAGTTCATCAGGGCCTCGATGGCCTCTTTCGAAGGTACCTCGTTTTCGGTATAGAAAAGCAGAGAATGTCCCTGCTGTTCAGCCCGGCCGGTCCGGCCGATACGGTGCATGTAGTTTTCCGGATACGCGGGAGTGTCAAAACTGATCACATGGGAAATCTTCTCCAGATCCAGTCCCCGGGCCATCACATCGGTGGTGACCAGGATCCTGTTGATCCCTTCATCGAACTGACGGACCGAACGGATCCGGTAGTTTTGAGATTTGTTGGAATGGATCACACAGGCCTCGGATCCAAAAGGTTCTTCCAGGAGCTCAAAGAGCCTGTCCGCGCTCTTTTTCGTGGAAACAAACACCAGCACTTTGTTATAAGCAACCCGGTCCTTCAGCAGATGAATGAGCAAATTGGCCTTGGTATAGAAGTTCTTTACCAGGCAGGCCTGCTGGCCGATATTTTCCAGGGGGGTCCCGCTCACCGCTATGGAGATCCGGACCGGAAGGGTAAAAAAGTCATCGATAAGCGCATCCACTTCTTCGGTCATGGTGGCCGAAAACATCAGATTCTGCCGGCGCTCGGGGAGCAGGTCGAAAATATTCTCCAGCTGATACCGAAATCCGAGGTCCAGCATGATGTCGACCTCGTCAATAACCAGTCTTTTCACCTCTTTTAAGCGGAGCGCCCCCTTGATAAGCAAGTCGTACAGGCGTCCGGGTGTGGCCACCAGGACATCCATGCCCTCGGACACTTTCAAAGCCTGGGTATTCATATTGGTTCCCCCGTATACTCCGAGCGTTCTGGTTGGGCTGTGTTTCGTCAGGCTTCTGACCTGTTCCACCACCTGTAAAACCAGTTCACGTGTGGGAACCAGGATGAGTATGCGCGGATGAATTTCCCTGGAGAATTTCAGGTCCCTGAGCAGGGGAAGCAAATAGGCAAAGGTTTTGCCTGTTCCGGTTTGAGCGATCCCCACCACATCTTTTCCCGACAGTATTACCTTGAAGGCCTCCGCCTGGATGGGTGTCGGATGTGTAATCGCCAGTTCTTCCAGGGCCTGGTACAGGGATTTGGACAGGGCCAGCTCATCAAAGGAGTTCATGACCCCAAATTACGCTTTTTTCCCTCTCTTTCCGAAGGGTCTCCGGGAGAAGCCCGGCTATTTATATCAGATTTATCAAAAAGTGTAGCTGATTTTTAGCTTTGTCAGTATCCCGGGGGATCTTCGCTCAAAGTACTGATCGGCGGCCTGGTAGGATTTATACACGAATTCAATGTTCTGATTCAGAATATTGACGAGATTCAGGCCAAGGACGAGTTTTTGCTCTTTCCCCAGTTTAACGGAAGCATTAAAGTTCAGGTTGTGATAGGGTTTTGTATAAATATCCGGCCTGTCGGCCACCCCCACATAGGTCAGGGTAGAGCCCTGCACATTGTAATAGAATCCGCCTTCCAGTCGCTGGGCGATCTTTTTTTGTCCCCCGGTATAATAGAGTCCGCCATTAAGCACATAAGGAGCCATACTGGCCATTTCTCTGTACTCTTCGATTTCCTCTCCCACTCTGGCATTTTCGACCCTGGACTGGTATTCGGTTTCACTCATGGCAATGCTTGAACTGTTGTAGGTCACGTTGGTACTGATGCGCAATGCGGAAAGGGATTCGGAGATGAAAGCCATATTCTGCCGTAGCTCGAATTCTGCACCAAGGGCCCGGCCATCACCCACGTTCCGGGGTTGAAAAGCGCCCACCTGCTTGGTATATTGAACAATTTCAATGGGATTCCGGAAGAGCTTGTAGAAGCCGCTGATAGAGATCATCTGTCCATCGCCTCCAAACCTTTCCCAGCGCAGGTCAAAGTTTTGAATATCCGTGCTGACCAGGTTCCCGGACCAGTATTCCACCCCCTCCAGGTCATCCCCGTCGGGATGAAAACCTCCAATAAAGGTAATTCCGCTGATGGGATCATAGATTTCGGCATAGGATAATTCCTTAAAGGAGGGTCTGGCAATGGTTTGCGTGTAGGATGCTCTCAGGTTTTGCCTGTCCGTGATCTGATAGAGGAGATT
The sequence above is a segment of the Bacteroidales bacterium genome. Coding sequences within it:
- a CDS encoding cellulase family glycosylhydrolase → MNSSSDRRDFIKKAALLTGAMGMAGSSAFSVPKNPDKGNPLPRWKGFNLLDFFSPNPGNSSRGSTEEDFKWMTDWGFDFVRIPMAYPSYLNIDRSRDITAEEVYSISEKAVEKVDRLVYLAHTYKLHVSLNLHRAPGYCINAGFHEPYNLWKDREAQEAFYWHWNMWAERYKNISRELISFDLLNEPAMIEDMNNQHSSKTYVPGKIYAKVIEEAATAIWKQNPDHLVIADGNQVGTKIIPEITHLPIGQSCRGYYPGIISHYKAPWAMKDIDHLPPLKYPGQVGDEYLSREMLEEFYEPWIKLVQSGTGVHCGECGSYNKTPHDIFLAWFGDVVDILSSNGIGFALWNFRGDFGILDSGREDVDYEEWHAHKLDRKLLDLIRKA
- a CDS encoding DEAD/DEAH box helicase, translated to MNSFDELALSKSLYQALEELAITHPTPIQAEAFKVILSGKDVVGIAQTGTGKTFAYLLPLLRDLKFSREIHPRILILVPTRELVLQVVEQVRSLTKHSPTRTLGVYGGTNMNTQALKVSEGMDVLVATPGRLYDLLIKGALRLKEVKRLVIDEVDIMLDLGFRYQLENIFDLLPERRQNLMFSATMTEEVDALIDDFFTLPVRISIAVSGTPLENIGQQACLVKNFYTKANLLIHLLKDRVAYNKVLVFVSTKKSADRLFELLEEPFGSEACVIHSNKSQNYRIRSVRQFDEGINRILVTTDVMARGLDLEKISHVISFDTPAYPENYMHRIGRTGRAEQQGHSLLFYTENEVPSKEAIEALMNYRIPDIEFPGEVAVSGELTPEESPRKAEVQVKPDADIKIKGGAFHEKKEKNRKTNQGGSYLRKMKNYKKPKTKGDKNFNRRNKKK